A stretch of the Aegilops tauschii subsp. strangulata cultivar AL8/78 chromosome 4, Aet v6.0, whole genome shotgun sequence genome encodes the following:
- the LOC109786409 gene encoding probable pectinesterase 66, which translates to MAGAGGQFYIIISAMAQLLVAIMAQRSGTFINKQTSPSPAAAISRTISVNHSGRGDFKHIQQAIDSIPDGNSEWIRIHVAAGTYREKVHIKSNKPFIVLEGEGRDRTAMEWPDHYYRSFNRVPTFESATFRCDASDFQARNITFKNTYTIDNNTVPAVAAQVSGDRSAFYNCGFVGVQDTLNDQQGRHYYENCYLEGAVDFIFGHARSIFQGCTLWTCKLPSWKYQGFLTAQGRVLLSEDNGFVFKECTVDGVTPVYLGRGWRFCSTVIFYRTFLSNIIVPQGWDAWNAKGHETSLTMLESECTGPGSNRTGRVPWSRVASGTEVARFTDINYVSSDGWLGAQPH; encoded by the exons ATGGCCGGTGCAGGAGGACAATTTTATATTATCATCAGTGCCATGGCGCAGCTCCTGGTAGCCATCATGGCGCAACGGTCCGGCACGTTTATCAACAAGCAGACCTCGCCGAGTCCAG CAGCAGCAATATCGAGGACGATTTCCGTTAATCACAGCGGGCGTGGTGACTTCAAGCATATTCAACAAGCAATAGATTCCATTCCGGATGGTAATTCTGAGTGGATCCGTATCCACGTTGCAGCGGGGACGTACAG GGAGAAGGTGCACATAAAATCAAACAAGCCGTTTATAGTTCTAGAAGGGGAGGGCCGAGATCGGACGGCCATGGAATGGCCGGATCACTATTATCGGAGTTTCAACAGAGTGCCTACTTTCGAATCAGCGACGTTTCGGTGCGACGCCTCCGATTTCCAGGCACGGAATATAACGTTCAAG AACACTTATACAATTGATAACAACACGGTGCCAGCCGTGGCTGCTCAAGTGTCAGGAGATCGCTCCGCGTTCTACAACTGTGGATTCGTGGGGGTCCAGGACACGCTGAATGACCAGCAAGGTCGCCATTACTACGAGAATTGCTACCTTGAGGGTGCGGTAGATTTTATCTTCGGCCATGCAAGATCAATCTTTCAG GGCTGCACGTTGTGGACATGCAAGCTACCATCGTGGAAGTATCAGGGCTTCCTCACGGCTCAGGGGCGCGTATTGTTGAGTGAAGATAATGGGTTCGTTTTTAAGGAGTGCACCGTAGATGGCGTCACGCCGGTATACTTGGGGCGTGGGTGGCGATTCTGTTCCACGGTGATCTTCTATCGAACTTTTTTGTCTAACATCATCGTCCCCCAGGGATGGGACGCCTGGAATGCCAAGGGTCATGA GACCTCGCTGACAATGTTGGAGTCGGAGTGCACGGGGCCAGGATCCAACAGGACAGGCCGAGTCCCTTGGTCCAGGGTAGCCAGCGGCACAGAGGTCGCCAGGTTCACCGACATAAACTACGTCTCCAGTGATGGATGGCTAGGGGCGCAGCCGCACTAG
- the LOC109786408 gene encoding protein DMP3-like: protein MTNLPIREPPKTKVGGDSSSLYDKTLSTASNLARLLPTGTTTALQTLALSFTNHGDCLSVNRYFTWALILFLGVLCALLSFTDSVTDRHGHTRYGFVHPWGFTPFNSDDSDGGGAIPTGDSRRRRMR from the coding sequence ATGACCAACCTTCCGATCAGAGAGCCGCCCAAGACCAAGGTTGGGGGTGACTCCTCCAGCTTGTACGACAAGACGCTGTCGACGGCGTCGAACCTGGCGAGGCTGCTGCCGACAGGCACCACGACGGCGCTCCAGACGCTGGCGCTGTCCTTCACCAACCACGGCGACTGCCTGTCGGTGAACCGCTACTTCACCTGGGCGCTCATCCTCTTCCTCGGCGTGCTCTGCGCGCTCCTCTCCTTCACGGACAGCGTCACCGACCGGCACGGCCACACCCGCTACGGCTTCGTCCACCCCTGGGGCTTCACGCCCTTCAACTCCGACGACTCGGATGGGGGCGGGGCCATCCCCACCGGCGACAGCAGGAGGCGGCGCATGCGGTAG
- the LOC109786405 gene encoding uncharacterized protein, producing MSKDVLQHLVGKNSAKEAWETIKILHKRHDRVKKAHLQSLMRSYECLKMDESETVDQFATRLKTLVNGIRSYGSTLEEVAIVRRFLRAAPSRYIQIVTSIEQCLDLKTLMVKDLVARFKDHGERIRLSFGDSKGSEHLMLTKAQWIALSKEKQGGHTSSGKKKGKGKQRSARKNFDDSDEEDAPAPPRRKFDIKKVRCCKCGLLGHFKANCD from the coding sequence ATGTCTAAGGATGTGCTGCAACACCTCGTCGGAAAGAACTCGGCGAAGGAGGCATGGGAGACCATCAAGATCCTGCACAAGCGTCATGACCGTGTCAAGAAAGCACACCTTCAGTCCCTGATGAGAAGCTACGAGTGCCTGAAGATGGATGAAAGTGAGACGGTTGATCAGTTTGCCACCCGTCTCAAGACCCTCGTCAATGGCATACGCAGCTATGGTTCAACCCTAGAAGAAGTTGCGATCGTCCGACGATTCTTGCGCGCCGCGCCGTCACGCTACATTCAGATTGTCACGTCGATCGAGCAATGTCTCGACCTGAAGACTCTCATGGTCAAGGATCTCGTCGCAAGGTTCAAGGACCACGGCGAGCGAATTCGTCTCAGTTTTGGCGACTCGAAGGGGAGTGAGCACCTGATGCTGACAAAGGCGCAATGGATCGCCCTGTCGAAAGAAAAGCAAGGCGGACACACGAGCAGCGGCAAGAAAAAAGGGAAGGGGAAGCAGCGCTCGGCGAGAAAGAACTTTGATGACTCGGACGAAGAGGATGCGCCTGCACCACCGAGGAGGAAGTTTGACATAAAAAAAGTAAGGTGTTGTAAGTGTGGCCTCCTCGGTCACTTCAAGGCTAACTGCGATTAA